The DNA window GACATGCAACTCAAACTTGTCGCTGGAAATTCTGCTGGCACTGTCACAGCCTATTACGTAAGTAGCTATCTAGTACATATTTTCTGCCATGCATATGGTCCTCATAATATATACTTCTTCAGGTACTCTATTAGATTAAAATGCTAATAATTTGGGTGGTATTTTGCAGTTGTCATCTCAAGGCCCGACTCATGATGAAATAGACTTCGAATTTTTGGGAAACCTTAGTGGTGACCCTTATGTTCTTCACACAAATGTGTACAGCCAAGGCAAGGGAAACAGAGAGCAGCAATTCTACCTCTGGTTCGACCCAACTGCAGATTTTCACACCTATTCCATCCTTTGGAATCCACGGCGCATCATGTAAGTTTACAGAACAAGAATCAGAACAATTCCTGCCATTCGATTGAGCAAATTCGTGTGCAACCTTTTCTAACACGACAACTTTTGGGTTTTTTTTCTCCCTCCAGATTTTCCGTGGATGGCACACCTATCAGGGAATACAAGAATCCTGAGTCTCTTGGTGTTCCATACCCAAAGAGCCAACCGATGAGGATATATTCAAGCTTGTGGAATGCAGATGACTGGGCAACAAGAGGTGGACTTGTTAAAGCGGACTGGTCTAAAGCTCCATTCACTGCCTCCTACAGAAACTTCAATGAACATGCTTGTATTTGGTCGTCTGGAAAATCTTCATGCAATTCAAACACTCCTTCAAACAATGCATGGCTGAATCAAGAGTTGGATGCAACTAGCCAAGAAAGGCTCAAGTGGGTGCAGAAGAATTATATGATTTACAACTATTGCACTGATTTAAAGCGCTTTCCTCAAGGCTTCCCCCCAGAATGTGCTATCAATAAGTcctcataggaaaagaaatttagTACTAGTGCTCTTATCAGTTTAAAGTTTTGTAATTCTTTAATTCTTTATTTCCTATTGGTTACCTGAACCATTCAGAGTAAAGTACCACTTTGTTTCTGTAGCTAATTCTTTTGGtaatgaaaagaaatttctaaatttttggAGTAAGAAGTAAGAACTCTGTTGCATGTTGAGATTTATTTTTGACTAAGAATAAGTCAGTCAAAGAAGTGGAACAGCTCATACAGAGCCATTTTATGTAATATCCAACCATGCATTCTCGAAAAGCCACGGGCAATTAAAAACTGCAGAATCTTTGTTAAATTATATATCGAATGGAGCAGCAGCATTCGTTCTTTCTCAGTGCTATAATAATTTTCCTGCCATTTAATAGTGTTATAAGTTGCTGTCTTTATAAAGTGGTAGTATTAATCGGTTCGGACTTGGGACTCTGCATCAGAGTTGATGCACACTAAATAGCATAAACACTGACAAAGAGGCATGGACTTAGTAAAACAACTGTATGAGGGAAACCATCtataaaatagtttttgttgGTTACttacttttaaaaatgtaatatTATATTCCTTATAAGTTCACATTATTCAGATTTGACCCCAAACTAGGTTTTTGACTGgttttttgtc is part of the Coffea eugenioides isolate CCC68of chromosome 6, Ceug_1.0, whole genome shotgun sequence genome and encodes:
- the LOC113776390 gene encoding probable xyloglucan endotransglucosylase/hydrolase protein 23; this encodes MAYSSCSSSLVRILLTSFIGSTFVVLASASNFYQDVDITWGGDGRAKILNNGGLLTLSLDKTSGSGFQSKREYLFGKIDMQLKLVAGNSAGTVTAYYLSSQGPTHDEIDFEFLGNLSGDPYVLHTNVYSQGKGNREQQFYLWFDPTADFHTYSILWNPRRIIFSVDGTPIREYKNPESLGVPYPKSQPMRIYSSLWNADDWATRGGLVKADWSKAPFTASYRNFNEHACIWSSGKSSCNSNTPSNNAWLNQELDATSQERLKWVQKNYMIYNYCTDLKRFPQGFPPECAINKSS